The following are encoded in a window of Solidesulfovibrio magneticus RS-1 genomic DNA:
- the csy1 gene encoding type I-F CRISPR-associated protein Csy1 — MDEQDTRQIRFCKLIEDFLAERLESKLKPLVAEEAKAEGEKIEKVLTQKKEVLDKFKLRNWVEDAARRVAQLTMVTHTIKAVNPNAKGTNFYCPIEKLPILQEVGSHVLSCGNVPLDVVGNAAALDVYAFLRLEFEGKTILRWLDEGDTDLLAVMGGDDTAKSWADAFAGIRVLKGPMASHKLAKQIYWLVGDDPCDDGQYHLLSPLYASSLAHTVYSIVQGNLFGDAAKEARDAKRKGQYSDQVLHEYFGLAVQKLGGTKPQNVSQLNSERGGRNYLLDSRPPHWPQRETRPLKGTASLFERFGKQMVCVNLVAKLKEFLESFPPNNVHTRNKRDELIDRIVGEFILYVDRLLKLEPGWTSNPECQIPYIEMLLIDPGRVDSDPEFAAIRDKSCWHDDIAKCFGQWLNGQLSKKLPMGDAEVLFWSDEFEELVNYPPRLLNFERKKSREDGHD; from the coding sequence ATGGATGAACAGGATACACGGCAAATAAGATTTTGTAAACTCATAGAGGATTTTCTTGCAGAACGCTTAGAGTCGAAGCTTAAACCCCTAGTAGCGGAGGAAGCCAAGGCTGAGGGTGAAAAGATTGAAAAGGTCCTTACTCAAAAAAAAGAGGTGCTCGACAAGTTCAAGCTCCGAAACTGGGTAGAGGATGCAGCGCGGCGTGTTGCGCAACTGACCATGGTCACACACACGATCAAAGCAGTTAATCCCAATGCCAAAGGAACAAATTTTTATTGTCCAATCGAGAAGTTGCCCATATTACAGGAGGTTGGTAGCCATGTCCTTTCGTGCGGCAACGTGCCATTAGACGTTGTGGGCAATGCGGCGGCACTGGATGTGTACGCGTTTCTCCGTCTTGAATTCGAAGGCAAAACCATACTTCGCTGGCTTGATGAGGGCGACACGGACCTGCTTGCCGTCATGGGTGGAGATGATACTGCAAAAAGCTGGGCTGATGCTTTCGCAGGCATACGTGTTCTCAAAGGGCCGATGGCATCTCACAAACTGGCAAAACAAATCTACTGGCTTGTCGGAGATGATCCTTGCGATGACGGTCAATATCATCTTCTTTCTCCGCTATACGCCAGTTCACTTGCGCACACTGTCTACAGTATAGTGCAGGGAAATTTATTTGGCGATGCGGCCAAAGAGGCTCGCGATGCAAAACGAAAAGGCCAATACTCCGATCAAGTTTTGCATGAGTATTTCGGCTTGGCCGTGCAGAAATTAGGCGGAACAAAACCCCAAAACGTGAGCCAGCTTAATTCCGAACGAGGTGGCAGAAACTATCTTCTTGACTCGCGTCCCCCTCATTGGCCCCAACGTGAGACTAGGCCGCTTAAAGGAACCGCTTCCCTTTTCGAGCGTTTCGGGAAGCAAATGGTATGCGTAAACCTTGTTGCCAAACTCAAAGAGTTTCTTGAGTCCTTTCCGCCAAACAATGTCCACACCCGCAATAAGAGGGATGAACTCATAGACCGGATTGTGGGTGAGTTCATTTTATACGTGGACAGGCTGCTCAAGCTCGAACCCGGCTGGACCTCAAATCCGGAATGTCAAATTCCTTATATTGAGATGCTGCTTATTGATCCGGGCAGGGTCGACAGTGACCCGGAATTTGCCGCAATAAGAGATAAATCTTGTTGGCATGACGACATCGCTAAGTGTTTTGGCCAATGGCTTAACGGTCAGTTGAGTAAAAAACTGCCCATGGGCGATGCCGAGGTCCTTTTCTGGTCGGATGAATTCGAAGAGCTCGTCAATTATCCTCCCAGGCTGCTGAATTTTGAACGCAAAAAGAGTCGGGAGGACGGTCATGACTGA
- the cas3f gene encoding type I-F CRISPR-associated helicase Cas3f, whose translation MNILLVSQCSGRAVAETRRIIDQFAERRGEGTWQTSITKDGLETLYRLLRKTARKNTSVACHWLKKDSRTKLLWIVGNPDRFNPVGAVPTNTTERDLLRTDDENTWHSLSIVDTLVGLAALFHDFGKANVDFQNRLSAPRKERNLFRHEWVSLCLLSAFVGNESDEQWLKRLATLPSVDDPLGAALDSSIKCPEFLPFEDLPPFAKAVGWLIVSHHRLPVKLEDGDKTKAVGKRLLNNIPDWIDCGWNEILPDPLPSSDKTGPYWAFPKGLPHQWESWRKRAADIAERALSLPKGELDACLMDPYIMHLSRMCLMLADHGFSRRYSVVKKKIRSSLYANTKAGQLDQLLEEHLLGVERLGHRAVKMLPRVADELPRLALHKLFRKRTTIQKYQWQDKAGDIATSIRLRSAEQGAFIVNMASTGCGKTLGNGRIMHNISDESRGMRCAFALGLRTLTLQTGREFRKLLDLGEDEVAIRVGAAASRELFDHYQQEAEINGSESSSPIMPENSYVRYGGDLDALSGMSHLLEDSRVRALLLAPLLVCTIDHLVPATESLRGGHQIAPMLRLLSGDLVLDELDDYGIEDLHAVTRLVYWAGLLGSRILISSATLPPALVLGMFIAYKQGRLIFQRNRGAAPGRNLPVCCMWVDEFHCSAKDCVVDTEFQECHEKFVEKRLEKLKKALVLRHGSIVQLQCNGHDIFQQFTVTILKHAIFIHNDNNNTDIYSRKRISFGLVRMANIKSLYEVALKLFAIGAPEGVRIHLCVYHSQFPLLLRSVIEQRLDRILDRKDPQAVFDQPDIRRCIDGNPEQDQLFIVLASPVAEVGRDHDYDWAIVEPSSMRSIIQLAGRIRRHRDTPWEHPNVALLHTNVRALKQPGKAAFCRPGFEVDTPEMKLKSHNLADLLVREEYEIIDAQPRIVMRVKLSQCHSLVDLEHYRLCRLMLKQDEKSIGAYSCWDVSKGMLSGILQRAFPFRRTTRKEVDVWLKPDDEANNYTLQWILPQSDGRNLDVATETRNRRVPDDSCHGVRISPWGETDYMQALRELAEDLEMELESCARRFGVVTLPESVNGWRFHPLLGFTIYSE comes from the coding sequence ATGAATATTCTTCTTGTTTCCCAGTGCTCAGGTCGAGCTGTTGCTGAAACTAGGCGAATTATCGATCAATTTGCAGAAAGGCGCGGCGAAGGAACTTGGCAAACATCTATAACCAAGGATGGCCTGGAGACACTCTACAGGCTATTGCGTAAGACCGCCAGAAAGAACACCTCAGTGGCTTGCCATTGGCTGAAGAAGGACAGCCGTACAAAACTTTTGTGGATCGTTGGCAATCCCGATAGATTCAATCCGGTCGGTGCTGTTCCAACCAACACGACGGAACGCGACCTTCTCCGCACCGATGACGAGAACACTTGGCACAGCCTGTCGATCGTCGATACATTGGTCGGTCTTGCCGCCCTTTTTCATGATTTCGGCAAAGCTAATGTAGATTTTCAAAACCGTCTTAGCGCTCCTCGTAAGGAGCGCAATCTCTTCCGGCATGAGTGGGTTTCGCTTTGTCTTCTTTCCGCATTTGTCGGTAATGAGAGCGACGAGCAGTGGCTGAAGAGGCTTGCGACACTGCCCAGCGTGGATGACCCATTGGGAGCTGCCCTCGATTCAAGCATAAAATGTCCCGAGTTCTTGCCATTTGAAGATCTACCGCCCTTCGCCAAGGCTGTGGGGTGGCTCATTGTCTCCCACCACCGGTTACCGGTCAAACTAGAGGATGGGGACAAGACGAAAGCCGTGGGAAAACGTCTACTTAACAATATACCGGACTGGATAGATTGCGGATGGAATGAGATCCTTCCCGACCCATTGCCTAGTTCTGATAAGACAGGCCCATATTGGGCTTTTCCTAAAGGGTTGCCCCATCAATGGGAGTCATGGCGTAAGCGCGCCGCAGACATCGCGGAAAGGGCTTTGAGTCTTCCCAAAGGGGAACTCGACGCATGCCTTATGGATCCCTACATAATGCATCTTTCTCGGATGTGCTTGATGCTTGCAGACCATGGATTTTCCCGACGTTATAGCGTAGTCAAAAAGAAAATTAGATCCTCTCTATATGCTAACACTAAAGCAGGCCAGTTAGACCAGCTTCTGGAGGAGCATCTTCTGGGTGTGGAGCGGTTAGGCCATCGGGCGGTTAAAATGCTGCCGCGTGTGGCGGATGAACTGCCGCGACTTGCGTTGCATAAGTTGTTTCGCAAACGAACAACCATACAGAAATATCAATGGCAAGACAAGGCTGGGGACATAGCTACATCCATACGCCTCCGTAGTGCGGAGCAAGGTGCTTTTATCGTTAATATGGCTTCTACAGGTTGCGGAAAAACACTTGGAAATGGTCGGATCATGCACAACATTTCGGACGAATCCCGAGGAATGCGTTGTGCTTTTGCCCTCGGGCTGCGCACCCTGACGTTGCAGACAGGGCGGGAGTTTCGGAAATTATTAGACCTTGGGGAGGACGAGGTCGCTATTCGTGTGGGAGCTGCCGCCAGTAGGGAGCTTTTCGACCACTATCAGCAGGAGGCCGAAATAAATGGGAGCGAATCCTCCAGTCCCATCATGCCTGAAAACAGCTATGTACGATATGGCGGTGATCTGGATGCGCTGAGCGGAATGAGCCACTTATTGGAAGACTCGCGTGTCCGTGCCCTGCTCCTTGCGCCCCTACTAGTCTGTACTATCGACCATCTTGTTCCTGCTACGGAAAGTCTGCGCGGTGGCCATCAAATAGCGCCTATGCTGCGGTTGCTTAGCGGCGATTTGGTCCTAGATGAACTGGATGACTACGGCATTGAAGATCTGCACGCCGTAACACGCTTGGTCTACTGGGCGGGGTTGTTGGGTAGCCGTATTCTGATTTCTTCGGCCACTCTTCCTCCTGCACTCGTTTTGGGAATGTTTATTGCATACAAGCAAGGGCGTCTGATTTTCCAACGAAATCGTGGGGCGGCTCCAGGCCGAAATCTCCCAGTGTGCTGTATGTGGGTTGATGAATTTCATTGTTCGGCAAAAGATTGTGTGGTTGATACAGAATTCCAGGAGTGTCATGAAAAGTTTGTGGAAAAACGCTTGGAAAAACTTAAAAAGGCTCTTGTGTTGCGGCATGGAAGCATAGTACAATTACAGTGTAATGGTCATGACATTTTCCAGCAATTCACAGTTACAATTTTAAAGCATGCCATTTTTATCCACAACGATAACAATAACACAGATATATACAGTCGTAAGCGAATCAGTTTTGGTCTCGTTCGCATGGCTAATATTAAATCTCTCTATGAAGTCGCTCTTAAGCTGTTCGCCATCGGAGCGCCAGAAGGCGTACGTATCCATCTATGCGTCTATCATTCACAATTCCCCTTGCTTCTGAGGTCAGTAATTGAGCAGCGGTTGGATCGTATTCTCGACAGAAAAGATCCCCAGGCAGTATTCGACCAGCCGGATATACGCCGATGCATCGACGGAAATCCTGAGCAAGATCAGCTATTCATAGTCCTTGCTTCCCCTGTCGCCGAGGTCGGGCGCGACCACGACTACGATTGGGCCATTGTGGAGCCCTCCTCCATGCGTTCCATCATCCAACTTGCCGGTCGTATTAGGCGTCACCGTGACACCCCCTGGGAGCACCCCAATGTCGCCCTGTTACACACGAATGTGCGGGCCTTGAAGCAGCCGGGGAAAGCTGCATTTTGTCGGCCTGGATTCGAGGTGGACACGCCGGAGATGAAGCTTAAGAGTCACAATTTGGCCGACCTCCTGGTCAGAGAGGAATACGAAATCATTGACGCGCAGCCGCGAATTGTCATGCGCGTAAAATTATCACAGTGCCATAGTTTGGTGGACCTAGAGCATTACAGGCTGTGCAGGCTTATGCTCAAACAAGATGAAAAATCAATTGGTGCATATTCCTGTTGGGATGTCTCGAAGGGCATGCTTAGCGGAATTTTACAGCGGGCTTTTCCTTTCCGGAGAACGACCAGAAAAGAGGTTGATGTTTGGCTCAAGCCAGACGACGAAGCAAATAATTACACTTTGCAGTGGATATTGCCTCAGAGTGATGGCCGAAATCTCGATGTTGCCACCGAGACAAGAAATCGACGTGTGCCAGACGATTCATGTCACGGCGTACGCATCAGTCCGTGGGGAGAGACCGACTACATGCAGGCGCTACGGGAGTTGGCTGAAGATTTGGAGATGGAGTTGGAATCCTGCGCACGTCGTTTCGGCGTTGTTACGCTTCCTGAAAGTGTGAATGGATGGCGGTTTCATCCACTTCTTGGATTCACTATTTATAGTGAATAG
- the cas1f gene encoding type I-F CRISPR-associated endonuclease Cas1f: protein MKKKLVCAVSGNPMSASKSTKPFSSSDLKTILHSKRANIYYLEHCRVLVNGGRVEYVTEQGKRSMYWNIPIANTTTVLLGSGTSVTQAAMRELAKSGVLVGFCGTGGTPLYSANEFDIEVAWFSPQSEYRPTQYLQSWVKLWLNDNMRLQAAQKLQVLRLKYLCKEWTRRAVAKTGFDIPLDDLLATAEQSERRVQAAPDVDVLLTEEGRLTKALYKFAALATGYGEFSRVKRGAGIDPANRFLDHGNYLAYGLGATATWVLGLPHGLSVLHGKTRRGGLVFDAADLIKDALILPQAFLSSMKGDTEQEFRQTCIENIMQSEALDYIIDSLKKISGSISAKNT, encoded by the coding sequence ATGAAAAAGAAACTGGTGTGTGCTGTGAGCGGAAATCCTATGAGCGCCTCAAAATCCACAAAACCATTTTCCTCTTCCGACCTCAAAACAATCCTTCATTCCAAACGGGCAAATATCTACTATCTTGAGCACTGCCGTGTACTTGTCAACGGCGGAAGAGTTGAATACGTAACAGAACAGGGAAAACGTTCCATGTACTGGAACATACCAATAGCAAATACAACCACTGTTCTGCTTGGTAGCGGAACTTCTGTAACGCAAGCCGCTATGCGCGAATTGGCTAAATCTGGAGTTTTGGTCGGTTTTTGCGGAACTGGCGGTACGCCATTGTACAGCGCCAATGAATTCGACATCGAAGTAGCTTGGTTTTCTCCACAAAGTGAGTATCGCCCGACCCAGTACCTACAGTCGTGGGTCAAGCTCTGGCTTAATGATAATATGCGACTTCAAGCTGCGCAAAAGCTGCAAGTACTTCGGCTAAAGTATCTTTGCAAAGAATGGACACGGCGTGCCGTTGCCAAGACTGGGTTCGACATTCCACTCGATGATCTACTTGCTACTGCCGAGCAATCCGAAAGGCGCGTCCAGGCTGCACCCGATGTGGACGTGCTGCTGACAGAAGAAGGCCGCCTGACAAAAGCGCTTTACAAATTTGCCGCCCTGGCCACTGGATATGGAGAGTTTAGTCGCGTTAAACGCGGAGCGGGAATAGACCCAGCAAACCGTTTCCTCGACCATGGAAATTATCTAGCCTATGGACTGGGAGCAACTGCCACATGGGTTCTCGGGCTTCCTCACGGTTTGTCCGTTCTTCATGGCAAGACCCGCCGTGGCGGGCTAGTTTTCGACGCTGCGGACCTGATCAAGGACGCGCTCATACTGCCGCAGGCTTTTTTGTCGTCTATGAAGGGCGACACGGAGCAGGAATTTCGCCAAACGTGCATTGAAAATATTATGCAATCTGAAGCACTTGACTATATAATTGATTCACTTAAAAAGATCTCTGGAAGCATAAGCGCAAAAAATACATGA
- a CDS encoding DUF932 domain-containing protein, which produces MKGKLTTLGKVMEKVERMSVNCHDQIVPVRHIEFNDLESIRIGTEVHELRHMAQRSLSYRLGVPLQYLKKCPPDLQAQNLNHWLARERNEDLYLRFDGDDVRAVFTPRYVPVDNMTVLHKLAEMGFGEELEVQCHLDHEFMSLSILDQGQEFAVNGNDRVRPGISIGNSEIGLAALSISAFLLRLVCTNGLISKTEVEASYRHISTRILDEFPTAIGDVGAKLLDEKQRLQFSLESEVREPIATMKSFNRQFQLGKPEVEAVEWAWPQEQGETMFHVINAYTKAAQYPRLTAESGYRLQRVGGMILGMVN; this is translated from the coding sequence GTGAAGGGCAAGCTGACGACCCTGGGGAAGGTGATGGAGAAGGTGGAACGGATGTCCGTAAACTGCCATGACCAGATTGTACCGGTGCGCCATATTGAATTCAACGACTTGGAATCGATTCGAATCGGCACGGAGGTGCATGAGTTGCGGCACATGGCCCAGCGCTCGTTGTCGTATCGGTTGGGGGTGCCGCTGCAATATCTGAAGAAGTGCCCACCCGATTTGCAAGCGCAGAACCTGAACCATTGGCTGGCTAGGGAACGCAATGAGGATCTGTACCTTCGGTTCGACGGCGATGATGTCCGGGCCGTGTTCACCCCTCGCTACGTCCCTGTGGATAACATGACGGTTTTGCACAAACTCGCCGAGATGGGCTTTGGTGAGGAGCTTGAGGTGCAATGCCACCTGGATCACGAGTTCATGTCGCTCTCCATCCTTGACCAAGGGCAGGAATTTGCTGTTAATGGAAACGATCGCGTAAGGCCCGGGATTTCCATTGGCAATTCCGAGATCGGATTGGCGGCTTTATCCATTTCGGCGTTCCTGTTGCGGCTGGTGTGCACCAACGGACTCATTTCGAAGACAGAGGTCGAGGCTTCGTATCGCCACATCTCGACGCGGATTCTGGATGAGTTCCCCACGGCCATTGGCGATGTCGGTGCCAAGCTGTTGGATGAGAAGCAAAGGCTCCAGTTCTCCCTGGAGTCGGAAGTGCGGGAGCCGATTGCGACCATGAAGTCATTCAACCGCCAGTTTCAATTGGGAAAGCCCGAAGTTGAGGCCGTTGAATGGGCATGGCCGCAGGAGCAGGGCGAGACCATGTTTCATGTGATTAACGCCTACACCAAGGCGGCCCAGTATCCTCGGCTGACGGCAGAGAGTGGCTATCGGCTGCAGCGGGTCGGCGGGATGATCCTGGGGATGGTCAACTGA
- a CDS encoding ATP-dependent helicase: MSLNAKQLEAAQFHTGIALVVAVPGSGKTKTMTERIGRLVNDHGIAPENILGLTYTRQAAEQMRERLELVLHGEASRVNLYTIHSFCLRLLKSEGRYFNIVSGSEQMNLVATIMRSLGVKDLAIGGVLQDISLAKSNLISPEEFIDLYGEDQSKQKTAMVFKEYEEQKAIRYLYDFDDLLLQAYRFLAYEGGAEKYHDVYPHILVDEYQDTNPAQLAVLQALIEDSGRGSFWACGDDWQSIYAFNGASIGNILRFKQIFPSAQEIVLNVNYRSTPAILAACQKLIDHNQRKIPKELIAHKPGGNHDLFVIDTFNEEEEACLVANEIKHLSLSDGTAYSDMAVLYRANFQSEILQNVFVRAGIPFYIDNGMSFYERREVRILLEYLRFIEDPDSVAGDEALQRIINAPNRYLGKKFLEQVAGVANESACSLYQALRTMDFDSPYIRRNVHEFVRLMESFIQNEGEMGPAEVLAKLRQRLDYDRFVTDKDIPSPDNQAVLNLNQLLQSAARYASISEFLTYVATVEDETCSRDPSGVKLMTIHKAKGLEFPVVFVVGLVEGIMPTKRGDLEEERRICFVALSRAMDRLYVTYSHNYLGQPAKRSIFIDEMTGDLAGLDPIKQIPSP, from the coding sequence ATGTCCCTTAACGCCAAACAGTTGGAGGCGGCGCAGTTTCATACCGGGATCGCATTGGTTGTCGCTGTCCCTGGTTCCGGAAAGACCAAGACGATGACGGAGCGAATTGGCCGGCTTGTCAATGACCATGGGATCGCCCCGGAGAACATTCTGGGGCTGACCTACACCCGTCAGGCTGCCGAGCAGATGCGGGAACGATTGGAGTTGGTTCTCCATGGTGAAGCCAGCCGTGTCAACTTGTATACCATCCATTCGTTTTGTCTGCGGCTGCTTAAATCCGAAGGCCGATACTTCAATATCGTCTCAGGATCCGAGCAGATGAACCTGGTGGCTACGATTATGCGTTCGCTGGGGGTCAAAGACTTGGCTATTGGCGGGGTGTTGCAAGATATCAGTTTGGCCAAGAGCAACCTGATCAGCCCTGAAGAGTTCATTGACCTCTACGGTGAAGACCAGTCGAAGCAGAAGACGGCCATGGTGTTCAAGGAGTATGAGGAGCAAAAGGCCATCCGGTATCTCTACGATTTCGATGACCTGCTCCTTCAGGCGTATCGGTTTCTGGCCTATGAGGGCGGCGCTGAAAAATACCATGACGTCTACCCCCACATCCTCGTTGACGAGTACCAGGATACGAATCCGGCGCAGTTGGCCGTGCTCCAGGCGCTCATCGAAGATTCCGGCCGAGGCTCGTTTTGGGCTTGCGGCGACGATTGGCAGAGCATCTACGCGTTCAACGGAGCCAGTATCGGGAACATTCTCCGGTTCAAGCAGATATTCCCCTCGGCTCAGGAGATCGTGCTCAACGTCAATTACCGCTCCACCCCGGCGATCCTGGCCGCGTGTCAGAAGCTCATCGATCATAACCAGCGAAAGATCCCCAAGGAGCTTATCGCACACAAGCCAGGCGGCAACCATGACCTGTTTGTCATCGACACCTTCAACGAGGAAGAGGAAGCGTGCCTGGTCGCCAATGAGATCAAGCACCTGAGTCTGTCTGATGGGACGGCGTATAGCGATATGGCGGTGCTTTACCGCGCCAACTTCCAGTCGGAGATATTGCAAAATGTCTTTGTGAGAGCTGGCATTCCCTTCTACATCGACAACGGCATGAGCTTCTACGAGCGCCGTGAGGTCAGAATTCTGCTCGAATATCTTCGGTTTATTGAAGATCCCGATTCGGTGGCCGGAGATGAAGCTTTGCAACGGATCATCAACGCTCCCAACAGATACCTGGGGAAGAAGTTCTTGGAGCAGGTGGCTGGGGTGGCCAATGAATCTGCCTGTAGCCTGTATCAAGCCCTTCGCACCATGGACTTCGACAGCCCCTACATCAGGAGGAATGTCCATGAGTTCGTGCGGCTTATGGAATCATTCATTCAAAACGAAGGGGAGATGGGGCCGGCCGAGGTGTTGGCGAAGCTGCGCCAGCGGTTGGATTACGACCGGTTCGTCACTGACAAGGATATTCCCTCTCCTGACAATCAGGCCGTGCTCAACCTGAACCAGCTGCTGCAGTCGGCGGCCCGGTACGCGTCCATCAGTGAGTTCCTGACCTATGTGGCTACGGTGGAAGACGAAACCTGTAGCCGTGATCCCAGCGGCGTGAAGCTCATGACCATTCACAAGGCCAAGGGACTCGAATTTCCCGTGGTGTTCGTGGTCGGGTTGGTCGAAGGCATCATGCCCACCAAGCGCGGCGACTTGGAGGAAGAGAGAAGGATCTGCTTCGTCGCCTTATCCCGCGCCATGGATCGGCTCTACGTGACCTACTCGCACAACTACCTGGGGCAGCCCGCCAAGAGGTCCATCTTCATCGATGAGATGACCGGCGACCTGGCTGGCCTTGATCCCATAAAACAGATCCCAAGCCCATGA
- a CDS encoding RecB family exonuclease: protein MENPIEIGHLSASSINSYLDCGLQFKFAKIDKREPEAIAEALIFGTTIHKIIELYHHERSIGTRLSVMDVTAAFEKCYTEAFEQQAGKIQFKEGKDFDSTLLEGKSLLATYVTQFPETGLKVIGLEKAFSFQIEGVPIPIVGVMDMVEEDAGGNIVIVDHKTSSRSYSSDDIDKSLQLTIYGMAAKANGYGDREIMLRFDCLVKTKKPKFEQYYTVRTEEDELRAMKKIQAVYRGIMQGVFIPNDTSWKCKGCSYQQCCRDWFAN from the coding sequence ATGGAGAACCCGATTGAAATTGGGCATCTGTCAGCATCGTCAATCAACAGCTACCTCGACTGCGGTTTGCAGTTCAAGTTCGCCAAGATCGACAAGCGCGAACCTGAGGCTATTGCCGAAGCGCTTATATTCGGCACAACCATTCACAAGATCATCGAGCTCTACCACCATGAGCGGTCTATTGGAACAAGGCTCTCCGTCATGGATGTGACCGCTGCTTTCGAGAAATGCTACACGGAAGCCTTTGAGCAGCAGGCCGGCAAGATCCAATTCAAGGAGGGCAAGGATTTCGATTCGACGCTGCTTGAAGGGAAATCCCTGCTCGCTACCTATGTCACCCAGTTTCCCGAAACCGGGCTCAAAGTCATCGGCTTGGAGAAGGCCTTTTCGTTTCAGATCGAAGGAGTGCCGATTCCCATCGTCGGCGTCATGGACATGGTCGAAGAAGATGCCGGCGGCAATATCGTCATCGTCGATCACAAGACCTCCAGTCGCTCCTACTCCTCCGACGACATCGACAAGAGCCTGCAGCTGACCATCTACGGCATGGCCGCCAAAGCCAATGGGTATGGTGACCGGGAGATCATGCTGCGATTCGATTGTCTCGTCAAAACCAAGAAGCCCAAGTTCGAGCAGTATTACACCGTCAGAACTGAAGAAGATGAGCTTCGAGCCATGAAGAAGATTCAGGCCGTCTACCGGGGCATCATGCAAGGGGTGTTCATCCCCAATGACACGTCCTGGAAGTGCAAGGGCTGTTCGTATCAGCAGTGCTGTCGGGATTGGTTCGCAAATTGA
- a CDS encoding single-stranded DNA-binding protein, whose amino-acid sequence MNVCVLTGNLGADPESSYSSEGTPIASFNIAFKATKKKTAWIKVTCFNKLAEIAQAYLHKGAKIAIHGTLDQDKWESKSGETRSAFKLIANNIEFIKTDGRGFENGQNPEDVPF is encoded by the coding sequence ATGAATGTCTGTGTTCTGACAGGCAACCTTGGAGCAGATCCTGAATCAAGCTACTCGTCGGAAGGGACGCCTATCGCTTCGTTCAACATCGCTTTCAAAGCGACCAAGAAGAAAACGGCTTGGATCAAGGTCACCTGCTTCAACAAGTTGGCCGAGATTGCTCAGGCCTATCTGCACAAGGGAGCTAAGATAGCCATTCACGGAACCCTTGATCAAGACAAATGGGAATCCAAGTCCGGAGAAACTCGTTCAGCGTTCAAGCTCATTGCTAACAACATCGAGTTCATCAAGACTGATGGTCGTGGCTTCGAAAATGGTCAGAACCCTGAAGATGTCCCCTTCTAG